TGTGAAAAGAAAGATCAAACATAACATAATTCACAACCAATCTTGCTGCAACTAGACATAGTTCACAAGTAGCATTTGATATTCTTCAACAACCAAAAGAACATAGTTCACAACCAATCTTGTTGCAACCAAAAGAACACATTACAACAAATCTAACAGTTTCAAACTTGCACAGCACATTAGTACTCATTTTCCATATTTTGCCTTCTTGCTCCTTGTGTTGCTAGCTGGGATTGTCATCTCCCTAGCCCTGCTCCTAGTCAGTTTCACAGGGATTTGGGGAACAACTGGAGGGAGAACTTGCTCTTCACATGCAGCAACTCTTGCATCTACATTGCTGCCAGTAACTGAGCAAGGTTCTTCTTCTGGACTTGTAGAAGTGTTAAGCTTCCTCTTCTTGCTgatagccattggagatgctcCTCTCTCTGCTGCCTTCTTATAGTTCTTCCTTGGTGTGCTAACAAATAGGGAAGAAATAGTTGGTTAGTAACAGTACAAGAGATATTTGCAGGTAAAAGCACATAAATAAGGCACATAAATAAATCAAAGAGGAATATTACCTTTGAACTGTGGAAGCTTGTGTTGCTGTCTCATTTGTTTCACTGTGGGGCTCTACTGGAGCATCCTGTGCACCTGCAGGCTGCACTGGAGCATCATCTGCACCTGCAGGCTGCACTggagcttcatcttcacctgcaggcTGCACTGGAGCTTCATCTTCACTGTATGGctcctcttcttcttgttgtttatCATGTAGGTCTGCATTTTGGTTAGGAGGGTCTTCTTCAGCATTGTCAGCTCCCCAGTGTGCATCTTCTTCACCAAATGCTGGATCAATGGCTTTTTTGCAGGTTTTCAGTAAGTGACCCAAGCAAGGTTGTTATTGACATAGTCAACCTTGCAGATATCATTGAATTGTGCCCTGGCCCAGATTTTTGTGTGGTGCTCTTCCAGATAAGCCTGCACCTTGGGTTTTGTGCACAACTGTCTCAGGTGATAGTTGTGCTTCTTAATGCTATAAGTCAATGAACAAGGCCACAAATGCTGGTCATAGAACTTCCCCCTGAATTTCTTAGAAAAATTCTGAGCCAGATGTCTCATGCACTCTCTGTGCTCTACCCCAGGGTAAATTTCATCTACAGCTGTCTCAAGACCCTTGCATGCATCAGTATGAATTACTAGTCCTTCAGGATGACCTATCACCTTCTTTAAATTTTGGAAAAACCAACCCCAACTCTCTTTAGACTCAGTCTCCAAAACACCATATGCAACTGGAAAAATCCAGTTATGTGCATCAATTGCACATGCAGCAGCCAACTGACCTCTGAACCTACCATTTAGTGCAGTAGCATCAACAGCAAGGTAGGGCCTACAACCAGCTAAAAATCCCTGCCAGCAAGCTTTGAAACTGACAAAAACTCTCCTAAAACACTACTTCTCATACCTCTTTCCTCTTAGCTGGAAAGGAACTGTGTGTGTGTCAATTTCTACTACACTACCTGGAGAAGCCCTCTCAACCTCAGCTTTGAATGTGTACAAAAGCTGGAAACTATCCTCATATTTACCATACAAGTTGTCAATTGCCATTTGTTTACCATAAAACACTCTCATGTATGGCAATTCTATACCATATTTTTTCTTCAAATTAGTTACCAACTCACCAGGACCAATGTTGGAGTTTTCTCTGACCCAATTTTGCACAGCATGAGCTATCCACCTCCTCTTGGCTGCTCTCAGCCTCTCAGTTCTGTTCACACTTGGGCAGTGGTGCTCATAGGGATTTACTTTAATCTGTAAATTGAAACAAAGCAAAACAGTAAGGCAAACAGTGTGGCTGAATGAAACTGAATATGCAAACTAAATATGCAAGATACTGTTAATGAGATTAGTTAGTTAGTACTGTTACTACCTGAAACAAAGTACTGTTTCTCATTAAAGAGGCATGTAGCCTCCATCTACACCTTGAAAATGCACAGTAAACAGTGAACCTTGATGGATCACTCTTCTCTATTTTGAACTCTACTTCATGCTGAATTGAGAATGTGGCAACTGCATTCCTGCAgtcaacaacagaaggaaaaacaaCTCCTTCAGCTAAACTAGGATTTTCCCTGTCATACATCATCTCAGGCCTgtcctcatcatcattctcaaaatGTCCCATGTCAATGTTCTCTTGTTCCTCCTTTGAATCTGTATCTGAAAACTTGCAGGAATAAAATCCTCATCTATCTCTTCATTTGTCTTCTGCACAAGATCTGGAAACATCCTCTCATCCTCCTCATCTGAGCCTAGCACATCATCAGGCTCAGCCTCCTCAATCATAGGCTCTAAAGGAATTTTAGTGTCTTTGCAGCCAGGTTGCCTTGGTACATTTGCAGTAGGAGTTGCAGGTGGATTGCAAGTACTACTAGGGGGTGTTGACCTGCTCCTAGAAGTACTTCCTGCAACATATGTTTTAGATGTTGCTTTAGAGGCAGGGGGCTTTGCTGCTGTAGTTGTTGCTTCTGCTCTACATCTCTGAATTACAGTAATTTCAACATTTGCAGTTTTCGAATCAGCATATGTAGCAAACATTACACCTAACTCATCATCACACTGTAGAGGATTCCAAGTAGCTTTCTCTACATTCCAGAATCTGAACTCAGCTGCATCATGCATACCCCAAGGATATTTCCTATAGATTGTAGACCTAAAATCATTGAAAGAACTTGTGCAGTCCACCACTAGAGGGAAACTGAAGCTTGCATCATGTCCCTTAGTACCACCCTTTGCTAAAAGAGTGGTCTCCATTCTAATTGTTAGAAAGAACGCACGCGATGGATCCATCCTACGATTGTGAACACAACCGAAGTCATGGAATGCACCTTTCTAATCATGGAAACAGATGAGTAAGTACTGGATCTGGAAACTTACCCTACTGGGATCTCCTGCCTTGAATCTGTCGTGCAGTCACTCCTCATGGCATcgtcaccgccaccaccaccgctgtGCGAAGAGCGTGTCTCCACCATCACCGCCGCGTCATGTAGATCCGGCGATGTGGACTTCACGACATCGAGGCCATGGTTTCTGTGGGAGCCCGCGTCGCCGCCGAGTGCTAGGGTTTGGGTCGCCTTTGTCGTCGCCGATCTAGGGTTCAGGGCTGGGATAAGACAGAGGGAGGGGAAATGGCAACTACACTGTCTAATCTATGTGGACCCACTTGTAAGGAAGGCCCAGGGGCAACCAGTGTCCAAAACGTCTAGCCGTCACGGTCAAACGGCGCTGACCAAGCGGAGCTGTGACAGAAGGGCATTCGAGCTGACGGAGGGGAAaaactaagggcaaaactgagcatgcccgaaaagtaagggcaaaacccggggTTGTGAACCAACTAGGGGCAAAGATGCAATTATCCCTAGAAAAAAAGTCtactcaacatgcaaacatgcatgataattTCATTCTATTATCCTATTTATATTTAATACATATTTTTACAACTATACAACAATcagacacaataaatcatatgtatcTTTAGTTTAATACCCATATTATTACTCAAAATATTCATGTTCACTACAATCAAATCTCATTGAAATATTGCAAAATATTCTCACAACAAGGCGTGGGGCTATAATCTTGATTAACTAAATGCTGCCTCGCAAAAAAAATCAACTAAATACGGACACATGTGACtctattctttttgagctttctccTTCTTGTCAATACTCTACGGCCTCATTTCTACAATGTGCAATTTTCAGAGCAACCTCAACTTGTATGAATGACACCATTTGTAAATTTGGGAAAAATTTCTCTGTGTTAATCATCTAAAAATCATGTTTGGATGGCCGATTGGCTCGAACGAGGGTGACTTGTATTTCTTGTCTTTGCTCCTTATGCAAAAGAATGTCCGAAAATGGTGGCCAACCTCCTTTTTGAATGCCGCTAGGCATTGAGAATTTGGCACATGATTAAAGATTGGCTAGGGCACACATGATACATGAAAGAAGAATGCTAAAAAAACATGTCGTCATTGACGCTTGGGTCATATTTTTCCAAGGAAAAAGTCTTTTTTTCTAATTAATTTCCACATGATGTACTATGTCAATTTCTTTCTAACTATTGCatcgaggcaaatcttttgcctcaagTTCAATGTTTTTAGAGTAAAATGCATCTGGTTGTCATACTTGTGTCGAAAGCtcactttttatattttttttatagaAAAGGAGGATGCACCCCGGCCTCTGTATCTGGACGATGCATAtgcccattttattaattattaagcACAAAAGACCTTACGAAGTAGTACATcagtaagcctgaagccaccatctagaCAACATATGTCGCTACTCCTACCCCCTTGATGTAGTGGTGCCGAATGTCTGAgcttaataccaaacagacatcgcaccaaatcCTAACATCTAATGCCGGATGCCCCATCCTAGCCACATACCGGGACTGGGTCACACGCCGGTCCGGCGCACTCACCGAGGTTGCCGCTGCCTTCTTCCACCGATCCATCTCCAGAGCAGGTACTGACGCACAGACCTTGCCaggcctgccgtcgacgccaccatggcgccagACAGCTCGACcaccctgcgctcgtccatccagcCGCATCCGTCGTCGATATGCAGCTGCACCATGCCGCCACCACTCGTCGTCAATGACGCGGTAGATACAACGCCGCACCACCTGGCAACCTCCACACCATCGCCACTGCTGGAGCTACTCGGAGCCCACCATCCACAACATCTCTCCCCCGAACAACAGTTcctcccaagacggcgcctccatggaGGATACGACGcgcaggacgccgccgccgcccaatccaGATTGAATTTTGGACTTTCGTCCGGGAGGGGTTCGGGGGTGGATAGGGGGGACCTCGGCTTCGCCTCCAGGAAGGGTAACGGCATCAAGTGACGTCGCCGATGTCGGGCCGAACACGCCGACCAAAGTTTCCTCCGGTCCCCATTCTATTCCACCAAACCTCCGTGTACTCCGGATCCGGCAAGCCATGATCCGAAACCCGCGAAGATGAAAGAGCCATGGGGCTCAACCCACCAGAAAGGAGGATCGAGAAGAACTCCTTGTAGATCTCCAGACGTCGAATCCAACGATCCGACGTGGCCAGCGACGATCATCACCACCCCGCGGCGGCCCGACGGAGTCCGAAGAAAGGATTCAGATGGATCTAATCTGGATCCGGCGGCACCCGCGACCACCGGTCAGGCCAACGCAGCCACCACCTCACGACACGCTGGTCGCCACCGCCGTGCCGCGCACGACGCCGATGGGAGACCCGCCCGCCGCACCGCCGGACCCCACGTTCGCCCGGCGTTCCTCTGGATCCCGCTATCCCGGGCCAGCCAAGACGGAGAGGATGGGGAAAAGCCCCGCCGGCGCCCAGCCGGCCAGGCTTCGCCCGGCGGCGctatggacggcggcgaggaggggcGAGGAGGAGACTCGAAAGCTCACTTTGGTCACTATATACGCCTttcggtgattatatggtcactgagTATAATCATCAAAAGGCATATATATTGGCCGTATTCTTGAGTAAAAATGATCAAAGTGAACTTTGGACACAAAATACAAGGGTGCTGCAAGCTGCCAAGCTGCGTATACGTTTTGTCCAGCACTCTGCCGGGATAGGAAACAGAGGAGTTGAGTGCGGTGCAGCATTTGCAATTTGAACGCAGTCCGTTTCACTAATCTGTCCGACTAAATTAAGCAAGGAAACAACCCGCCGCAAACGGAATTTTTCTACCCCTCAGCTTTACTTAACCGTAACCACTCTACTACAATATATAGGTAACTAAATTCAGATGCAGAAGCGGACATGAGACGGCACGAAAGCCACTAAAAAAGCATCCATGATGCTCCGTCAAGACACTATAAAATCCAAACAGGCGCCATAGCCATCAGAACGCAAAGCACAGAGCACGTCTCCTCACTAGTCTCCACCGTTTCCTCTACTAGGCTAGACTACTTGCACAGGCACGCGCCGATTGATTCGAGCAATGGCGAGCCGTTCTCTCACCCCCTTCCAGCTCACTGCCATCCTCTTCCTAGCACTCCTTGCCACGTGCCACGCCGGCAGCATCGCCGTGTACTGGGGCCAGAACGACGGTGAGGCATCGCTGGCCGAGACGTGTGCATCTGGGAACTATGAGTTTGTCATCCTCGCTTTTCTCCCAAAATTCGGCAAGGGCCAGACGCCGCAACTGAACCTAGCCAGCCACTGCGACCCTTCCTCCGGTGGATGCAGAGGCCAGAGCAAGGACATCAAAGCGTGCCAGGGCCAGGGCGTTAAAGTCCTGCTCTCCATCGGCGGCGGCGATGGTAGTTATGGCCTCTCTTCTCCAGGCGACGCACGGCAAGTTGCCTTGTACCTCTGGAACAACTACCTGGCCGGTGCATCCTCGTCCGGTCCCCTCGGCGACGTCGCGCTCGATGGCATTGACTTTGATATCGAGCAAGGCAGCGCCAAGTTCTGGAACAATCTTGCCACTGACCTAAAGAATTTGGGAAAGAACGGAGGCAAGACCGTATTACTGAGCGCGGCACCGCAGTGCCCGTTCCCGGATGAATGGGACGGCGGTGCGATCAGCACGGGACTGTTCGACTACGTGTGGGTGCAGTTCTACAACAACGAGGAATGCCAGTTCAGTGCGGGACAGGGGGCCTTCATGAACGCATGGAAGAAGTGGGAGTCAGTGCCGGCCGGGAAGATCTTCTTGGGGCTTCCGGCTTCCAAGGACGCGGCGGGCACGGGGTTCGTCCCTGCCGGCGAGCTCACTTCGCATGTGTTGCCGCTCATCAAGGGCTCTTCAAAGTACGGTGGTGTCATGCTATGGTCCAAGTTCTATGATGACCAAACAGGCTACAGCTCCGCCATCAAGAGCGATGTGTGATAGTTCTCTCTAGTCTATTTGATTTGGTTGAGTTGTTATTACTGTGTGTCTTGTGTCATGTATCATAGGATCGTGTGTTAATTGTTTGAGATGACATCAGATATTGCCATATGTGAATATATGAATAAAAACACAGTATAGTTTCTTTGAACCAAGTCCCATATTACATTAAATTTTGAACTCCATATTTTACATCATGCACTACACTGCTTTTGATTCTACAGAAAAGTAAGTGTACAATATTTGGTCAATCAACTGTGGTTCTAGTTCAATATTGGTCCCTCAGTTTGAATACCATTCAGCAACAACATGACACCTCGACTTTTTAAGAGTAATAACCTTCGCCATCTTGCAACTGGAAGGAATTTTATAGATGATGTTGAACTAGGACTAGTACTAGAAGAAGTTATTATTCAAAGAATAACCTTTTGGAAAATACTCCCCTTGAATTATGATTCAGTTATTcatgtgcacttgcaggacatCAACAAGTCATTTGCATATCTCAAGAGACAAAAGAGACTCTAATATTTTCTTGGATGATTAAGGGAGAATAGTCGGCCAGATTTATTTTCCAAAATTTTGGGAGTACAAAGTTTACAATACAACTGAACTAGCCAACAAAGGCCAAAACACTATTCAAACAACAAAAATTATACAGAGGTGGATAATATAAGAGAACATGAGTGGTTGTTTTAccatatgagaaagttatttgcatACCGTAGACAAAATAGGTTGCCTCATCTTCATTTATCAAGCCTTGGCCTTACGTCACATGTTCGGTTGGGAATATGATCAAGATGCAATTATAGAGATGATTATGTGTCCATGTATATCCATGATTTACTAATATTCTCCTTCAATATCATCTTGACATAGGTTGGTGCATACTTTATTTTTTGTGAAACTCTTTGCTGTATGATGTTATGATAACAATCGCTAGCCATTATGGATATGAGCACACATATTTGAAGATTAGCATATCATCTGTCGATGACCTTATTTAGGAGGTCATGAGTATATATGTGATATTAATATGATAATAAGACTTGCGAGTTGGTAGAACATAGTGTGAGACATACCTATTTTGAGATGTAGTGCAAATTGTCATTTGTTGGTCTAATATATAGTGTATATGCCATGATCCACACCTGAGGTCATCATACATTCTCAGGATGTGAATAGACCTTCTTAGGGTCTATCAACACTTGTTCGTAACTGGATAGTCATAAAGGTGATTTTAGATCTTTCTCCCAAGCATTCGCGAGGCATGGCCGACCAAGATAGGATTTTTCCCTCCGACTTGGAGAGATGACTCTAGGGCCTCTTGATTGGCTAGACTAAAAAGATGCATGGCTGTGTAACCAACTTAAGTGCTAACCTTATCGATGAATCTATATCATGAGTTCGGGAGATGTTGAGCCGCTCGACAATGATTCCAAATACTCATAATGGGTTCGGCAACATATATCCCGAGGTATAGCATATGACACATTGTGAGGTTCATCTACATGACTTTGTGAGCACTTATGAGTTGGCACATCTTGCTAGGGGCCACTACCAACTATGGTCCAAGTTAGAGTAAGTTAGAGTTCGAGTAGTGTACTTGGGGCCTGACTAGGTACTCAAGGGTCGATTGAGTTTATGTAGGATGCTCACAACATGTGTAACTGATCAAGAACATATGGGTTCACACATTTAAGGGGGCAACACCCACTATGATTCGTCTGAGTGGATAAGCAAATGAAGTCATGTTGGGTTACGGGTGTTGCAGCCCATCTAAAGATATATGTAAATGCAGAAGTAATGATTGGTTAAGAGCTGCTTGATTGATTGTCTCATGAGGGGTTTGGAAAACTCAAGCTATTACCAACACCACACCCAAGTCTTGTGACCGAATCTAGCaatctgccatgttatgttccACCTCATGCACATGGATAACTTGTATGCATCACATCTATGATGCTATGACAAACAACATGAGGGACACCACGAGGACGCAACACCGACGCTCGTGTCATCTGTACTTCTGCTAGGTCTGCGCATCTAGTGGTAATCTTGTGGTCTATAGTAGGATGATATTATTGGTTTATGTGGTAGAAAACTCATTTTTACATTAGTCTTAGCTTACCTGAATCCCGATAGGTTCCACAATGTGCACTAATATGTTGATCACATGCTCGAATGATGAAACTACCTTCAAAATTGAATGGTATCCCTTGAGATGATTTTGACATGGAACCTTCTACACCTAAATGGCCGCAAACATGGATGGAAGGGTGAGCTTACTTTTGGGATGCGGGTGGTCTAATGGGCATCGACTTTAAGATATCGCTCCACCAATCTATGCCATCTGTAAAAAAAAGAGGGGGAAAATTAGTGTGTTAATAATGTGCTTTAAGGAAATACACAGGTCCATCAAAATGACTAGACCGAAGGCCTCTCGGGCGTCATATTGAAGAATTCATGAAGATTTGGGTCATCGCCTTCGAAATCttttatatctaaatagctagtctTCGGTCTTTGCCAACCTATTTCTCTCAACATTCAAACATGTCACCTCAGCATGCAATATGCGTGAGAAAATACAGACCTGAACATGCAACCATGCATAGAAAAAAGTCtactcaacatgcaaacatgcatgataataaTCATTATATCATGCTATTCATATTTAATACATATTTTTGCAACTATACAACAATTAGACACAATAAAGCATATGTATCTTTAGTGTAGTATTCATATTATTACTCCAAATATTCATGTTCAATACAATCAAATCTCATTGAAATGTTGCAAAACATTCTCATAACAACGCATGGGGGTATCATCTTGTTTAACTAAATGTTCCCTCGCAAAAAAGAAATCAACGAAATATGGACACATGTGACTCTATTCTTTTGGTGTTTTCTCCTTCTTGTCAATACTCTATGGCCTCACCCTACAATGTGCAATTTAGCAACCTCGACTTGTATGAATGACAACGTTTGTGGATTTTCGTAATTTTTTCTCTATGTTAATCGTCCAAAATATCATGTTTGGATAGCTGATTGGCTCGAACGAG
The Triticum dicoccoides isolate Atlit2015 ecotype Zavitan chromosome 3A, WEW_v2.0, whole genome shotgun sequence genome window above contains:
- the LOC119272346 gene encoding acidic endochitinase-like, yielding MASRSLTPFQLTAILFLALLATCHAGSIAVYWGQNDGEASLAETCASGNYEFVILAFLPKFGKGQTPQLNLASHCDPSSGGCRGQSKDIKACQGQGVKVLLSIGGGDGSYGLSSPGDARQVALYLWNNYLAGASSSGPLGDVALDGIDFDIEQGSAKFWNNLATDLKNLGKNGGKTVLLSAAPQCPFPDEWDGGAISTGLFDYVWVQFYNNEECQFSAGQGAFMNAWKKWESVPAGKIFLGLPASKDAAGTGFVPAGELTSHVLPLIKGSSKYGGVMLWSKFYDDQTGYSSAIKSDV